A window from Candidatus Korarchaeota archaeon NZ13-K encodes these proteins:
- the argF gene encoding ornithine carbamoyltransferase, with translation MPRTSLFGRDLLTCQDLSRDEIWLIFETTKEMKHAYYRGERPRLLEGKNLGMIFEEPSTRTRVSFEVAMSQLGGHALYLRPGELHLGVRETIADTARVLSRYLDGIMARLLKHETLEELARHATIPVINGLTDWFHPVQALTDVYTMWEKFGDLRRIKVSFFGDATNVANSLLVLTSRLGMNFTFCGPRKYWPKERVMRMVEENAAETGANVEITEDIEKAIKDANVVYTDLWWWVGQEHEAEERKVAFQPYQVNANLMRRAAKNAVFMHCLPAARGMEVTDEVIDGPWSIVWDQAENRLHVEKAILVLLMGG, from the coding sequence ATGCCTAGGACGAGCCTCTTCGGTAGGGACCTGCTCACCTGCCAGGATCTGAGCAGGGATGAGATTTGGCTGATCTTCGAGACCACGAAGGAGATGAAACACGCTTACTACCGCGGCGAGAGGCCCAGGCTCCTCGAGGGCAAGAACCTCGGCATGATATTCGAGGAGCCATCCACTAGGACCAGGGTGTCCTTCGAGGTGGCCATGAGTCAGCTGGGAGGCCACGCCCTCTACCTGAGGCCGGGAGAGCTCCACCTAGGGGTGAGGGAGACGATAGCGGACACCGCCAGGGTCCTGAGCAGGTACCTGGATGGGATAATGGCGAGGCTGCTCAAGCACGAGACCCTGGAGGAGCTGGCGAGACACGCCACTATACCGGTGATAAACGGCCTCACGGACTGGTTCCACCCGGTTCAGGCCCTGACGGACGTTTACACGATGTGGGAGAAGTTCGGGGACCTGAGGAGAATAAAGGTGAGCTTCTTCGGTGACGCCACCAACGTGGCGAACTCCCTTCTCGTGCTAACCTCGAGGCTGGGGATGAACTTCACCTTCTGCGGTCCCAGGAAGTACTGGCCGAAGGAGAGGGTGATGAGGATGGTGGAGGAGAACGCGGCGGAGACGGGGGCAAACGTTGAGATAACGGAGGACATAGAAAAAGCGATAAAGGACGCTAACGTTGTTTACACGGATCTCTGGTGGTGGGTAGGACAGGAGCATGAGGCCGAGGAGAGGAAGGTGGCCTTCCAGCCTTATCAGGTCAACGCTAACCTGATGAGGAGGGCCGCGAAGAACGCCGTCTTCATGCACTGCCTGCCAGCGGCGAGGGGGATGGAGGTGACGGACGAGGTCATAGACGGGCCATGGAGCATAGTGTGGGATCAGGCTGAGAACAGGCTGCACGTGGAGAAGGCCATCCTGGTGCTACTCATGGGCGGGTGA
- a CDS encoding APC family permease: protein MASEVRFKRVLRYWDLFLFNVCAIVVLDTVASSAAIGMQTFFWWFLTLFLFFIPYGLITAELGSAWPSEGGIYVWVKEAFGERWAVMTSWLYWVNVAIWMPSVYVLFSGTLAKVFAPDLDIWGQTAVAIVMTWITVIAGILELGKSKWIPNVGAVVKAVVLLGVGVLGIYWTITKGFANPFSAQDLLPSWSVALAYLPVVVYNYMGFELASSAGEEMMDPKRDVPRAIIFAGAAIFLLYVIGTFGLLAILPLEKLSIVTGIIDSVIAMAETLGPAGQALTLIFGILILYTFLANMVTWTLGANRVLASTAAEGLLPRSLGHLHSKYLSPDYAYYLTGIISTVLLIGNAIPAETVASIFWTLFALSSLIFLLPYLLLFPAFLKLRYSRPDVQRPYTLPGGKPVAWLSAILGEFFIAIACLFFFMPPEEITDVVLYEAELIGGTLIVILVGYLLYSWSRRRGG, encoded by the coding sequence ATGGCCAGTGAGGTCAGGTTCAAGAGGGTGCTCAGGTACTGGGACCTCTTCCTTTTCAACGTCTGCGCCATAGTGGTGCTCGATACAGTCGCCTCATCCGCCGCCATAGGCATGCAGACCTTCTTCTGGTGGTTCCTGACGCTCTTCCTCTTCTTCATACCCTACGGCCTGATAACGGCGGAACTCGGCTCTGCCTGGCCTAGTGAGGGTGGGATCTACGTCTGGGTCAAGGAGGCCTTCGGTGAGAGGTGGGCCGTCATGACCTCCTGGCTCTACTGGGTCAACGTGGCCATATGGATGCCATCTGTCTACGTCCTTTTCAGCGGCACCCTGGCTAAGGTGTTCGCCCCGGATCTTGACATCTGGGGCCAGACGGCCGTGGCCATAGTGATGACCTGGATCACCGTGATAGCTGGCATACTGGAGCTGGGGAAGTCCAAGTGGATCCCGAACGTGGGGGCTGTGGTGAAGGCCGTGGTCCTGCTGGGCGTGGGAGTCCTGGGGATTTACTGGACCATCACCAAAGGCTTCGCCAATCCTTTCTCGGCGCAGGACCTGCTTCCCTCCTGGAGCGTCGCCCTAGCTTACTTGCCGGTGGTCGTCTATAATTACATGGGCTTCGAGCTGGCCAGCTCGGCCGGTGAGGAGATGATGGACCCGAAGAGGGATGTCCCGAGGGCCATAATATTCGCTGGTGCAGCGATATTCCTTCTCTACGTTATAGGAACATTCGGCCTGCTCGCGATACTTCCCCTGGAGAAACTGAGCATAGTTACGGGAATAATAGACTCGGTAATCGCCATGGCCGAGACCCTGGGGCCCGCGGGCCAGGCGCTCACCCTGATATTCGGCATCCTCATACTCTACACGTTCCTCGCCAACATGGTGACCTGGACACTGGGAGCCAACAGGGTTCTCGCATCAACGGCGGCCGAGGGGCTCCTCCCGAGGTCCCTGGGCCACCTGCACAGCAAGTACCTCTCCCCGGATTACGCTTACTACCTGACGGGCATCATAAGCACGGTGCTGCTCATAGGGAATGCGATACCAGCGGAAACCGTTGCCAGCATATTCTGGACTCTGTTCGCCCTATCCAGCCTGATATTCCTGCTCCCATACCTGCTGCTCTTCCCGGCCTTCCTGAAGCTCAGGTACTCGAGGCCGGACGTGCAGAGGCCCTACACCCTGCCAGGGGGTAAGCCTGTGGCCTGGCTGTCCGCTATACTCGGGGAGTTCTTCATAGCGATAGCCTGCCTGTTCTTCTTCATGCCGCCCGAGGAGATAACTGATGTGGTGCTCTACGAGGCGGAGCTCATAGGGGGGACCTTGATCGTCATCCTAGTCGGCTACCTGCTTTACTCCTGGAGCAGGAGGAGGGGAGGATGA
- a CDS encoding decarboxylase: MARFILSRRVALRQYMIAREHCDVLAYSYKTNPVLWEVLKETDAMVGVSSLGSMARIGEAERVIYYLQGERESEISSLISSGVRWFVVDNEPEMRKLISSCDERINLLVRIKMREHTIYTGKHFVYGIDWRRARELLRELRGSPLIDQLGVHLHRKTQNVGEWSLLEDISEALGDSLEFIDWVNIGGGIPVSYANSRPDLSTIFREIDELRSHLRDRGVRLMMEPGRFIAAPSVALEAEVLNVYEGNVILDCSIFNAYMDTYLLNIRLPVLGETEGGGYRYLLKGRSPDSLDIFRYSVYLDRELRPGDKVIFLNAGAYNFHTEFNDMPKIETEIVEDFPFEVR; the protein is encoded by the coding sequence TTGGCCAGGTTCATACTCAGCAGGAGGGTCGCGCTGAGGCAGTACATGATAGCCAGGGAGCACTGCGACGTCCTAGCTTACAGCTACAAGACGAACCCCGTGCTCTGGGAGGTGCTGAAGGAGACCGATGCCATGGTCGGGGTGAGCTCCCTGGGATCGATGGCCAGGATAGGGGAGGCCGAGAGGGTGATATACTACCTGCAGGGGGAGAGGGAAAGCGAGATATCCTCCCTCATCAGCTCAGGGGTGAGGTGGTTCGTTGTGGACAACGAACCGGAGATGAGAAAGCTCATCTCCTCCTGCGATGAGAGGATAAACCTCCTGGTCAGGATAAAGATGAGGGAGCACACCATATACACGGGCAAGCACTTCGTCTACGGAATAGACTGGAGGAGGGCCAGGGAGCTCCTGAGGGAGCTGAGGGGTAGCCCGCTCATCGATCAGCTCGGCGTCCACCTCCACAGGAAGACCCAGAACGTCGGGGAGTGGAGCCTCCTCGAGGACATCTCCGAGGCCCTGGGGGATTCCTTGGAATTCATAGATTGGGTTAACATAGGGGGAGGAATACCGGTCAGCTATGCCAACTCCAGGCCCGATCTCAGCACGATCTTCAGGGAGATAGATGAGCTCAGGTCTCATCTCAGGGACAGGGGGGTCAGGCTCATGATGGAGCCCGGCAGGTTCATAGCTGCCCCCTCGGTCGCGCTCGAGGCGGAGGTCCTGAACGTCTACGAGGGCAACGTCATACTTGACTGCTCCATATTCAACGCCTACATGGACACCTACCTCCTGAACATAAGGCTCCCCGTGCTCGGTGAGACGGAGGGAGGAGGATACAGGTATCTGCTGAAGGGGCGATCCCCCGACTCGCTGGACATCTTCAGGTACTCCGTTTACCTTGACAGGGAGCTCAGGCCAGGTGACAAGGTGATCTTCCTCAACGCGGGCGCCTACAACTTCCACACCGAGTTCAACGATATGCCAAAGATAGAGACGGAGATAGTTGAGGACTTCCCCTTCGAGGTACGATGA